One genomic segment of Fibrobacter sp. includes these proteins:
- a CDS encoding NPCBM/NEW2 domain-containing protein, translating into MSRRENKKSVAKKDLSVKKETGVEKKSLAQSLRDWVSSLMLGKPHAVMAAVSVAVLLVAFLIFNNLTVSYARRWDIDWGYYSILSTFVLLIAGIIVNIPFVAKHLKGFLPSGKSFCGLALLLIFFSVFMFGNISNTHRVLSDETSWESMGLQMYFQHTGGICNEGVWTDGVLDCKTEVNNFKGKALGFVYSLVFNFMEPNRDTALLVNYPFYILSLIAFFLALSKWFRSSKLALAATAFLGGMPIYLLQARSASTEVLYICLLTMLMAWYAFVPTNKVTWKHFLLTVPLLGFFAQTRQETVFAFIPFALYYYRYFLEKPYRLPAFIAAVIAVSWPSVNNMAAYRGYDFQGGEHAAHSFDNLWFNLKTNIVTMLNFDTDPSFGGIMTNPFYTTFTIILLVATVWLLVRMIVFGRYVRGFILGIFFCLQIFVIMFNVSGTFTIDINQRYVLVALPMFALLMALGLYDALEFSTKMRKDAAASIVMGLACVLTLGLMLYHAPSYRNNMLYYKNKLLGEEEFLNNELASYPANSVFIYSRPWQMLAQGHSAFSERTFEGWSTDVFAEWMQKSGGNIYLVRGQDGYGKVNRESRVVGFKTTDQIDKILDSYKHERVLVDAKKFGYPLVIYKIISKKGVSHYAQNFTVSEQMDGMIVLNKRFPESIACDYSLNDEKQGGILLTLEADTLRLDSLKIRNGMNRALFTCSMPDADTTVIYRDFFLESDRAVLLSALKMERYAQDWGDPQVNQSVEHHRLTLDGEPFRYGIGSHANSSLEYTLPRGFDMFHAVVGLDDESACGDGAYFVVLGDGRELARSKKLYSMEKQKLDVEITGVRHLNLKVEMGDNKDCDHGDWAHSWLEAR; encoded by the coding sequence ATGAGTAGAAGAGAAAATAAGAAATCTGTTGCAAAAAAGGATTTGTCTGTAAAGAAGGAAACCGGGGTGGAGAAAAAGTCTCTGGCGCAGTCGCTTCGAGACTGGGTTTCTTCGCTCATGCTGGGAAAACCCCATGCGGTGATGGCTGCGGTCTCGGTCGCGGTGTTGCTTGTCGCGTTCCTGATTTTCAACAACCTTACCGTTTCGTACGCGCGCCGCTGGGATATCGATTGGGGTTACTACTCCATCCTTTCGACGTTCGTCTTGCTGATTGCGGGCATTATCGTCAACATCCCCTTCGTGGCGAAGCACCTGAAGGGATTCCTCCCGAGTGGCAAGAGCTTCTGCGGGCTCGCCCTGCTGCTGATTTTCTTCTCGGTGTTCATGTTCGGCAACATCAGCAATACGCACCGCGTGCTGAGCGACGAGACGAGCTGGGAATCGATGGGCTTGCAGATGTACTTCCAGCACACGGGCGGCATCTGCAATGAGGGCGTGTGGACCGACGGCGTTCTCGACTGCAAGACCGAAGTGAACAATTTCAAGGGCAAGGCGCTCGGGTTCGTATATTCGCTCGTGTTCAACTTCATGGAACCGAACCGCGATACCGCCCTCCTGGTGAACTATCCGTTCTACATCTTGAGCCTTATAGCGTTCTTCTTGGCGCTATCCAAGTGGTTCAGGAGTAGTAAGCTGGCTCTAGCGGCGACGGCCTTCTTGGGCGGTATGCCCATATACCTGTTGCAGGCGCGTTCCGCTTCGACGGAAGTCCTCTACATCTGCCTGCTCACCATGCTGATGGCTTGGTATGCGTTTGTCCCGACCAACAAGGTCACCTGGAAGCACTTCTTGCTGACGGTCCCGCTGCTCGGTTTCTTCGCGCAGACCCGCCAGGAGACGGTTTTCGCCTTCATCCCGTTTGCGCTCTACTATTACCGCTATTTCCTCGAGAAGCCCTACCGCCTGCCGGCCTTCATTGCCGCGGTGATTGCGGTGAGCTGGCCGAGCGTCAACAACATGGCGGCCTACCGCGGTTACGACTTCCAGGGTGGCGAGCATGCGGCTCATTCGTTTGATAACCTTTGGTTCAACCTGAAGACCAATATCGTGACGATGCTGAACTTCGATACCGACCCGTCTTTCGGTGGTATCATGACGAACCCGTTCTACACGACGTTCACCATCATTTTGCTTGTGGCGACGGTGTGGCTCCTCGTGCGCATGATTGTCTTTGGCCGTTATGTGCGCGGGTTCATCTTGGGTATTTTCTTCTGCTTGCAGATTTTCGTCATCATGTTCAACGTGTCGGGCACGTTCACCATCGACATCAACCAGCGTTACGTGCTGGTGGCGCTCCCGATGTTCGCGCTCCTGATGGCGCTAGGCCTTTACGATGCGCTTGAATTCTCGACCAAGATGAGGAAGGATGCCGCCGCGTCGATTGTTATGGGGCTCGCATGCGTCCTCACGCTCGGCCTCATGCTGTACCATGCCCCGAGCTACCGCAACAACATGCTCTACTACAAGAACAAGCTGTTGGGCGAAGAGGAATTCCTGAACAACGAACTGGCGAGTTACCCTGCGAATTCCGTGTTCATCTACTCTAGGCCGTGGCAGATGCTTGCTCAGGGCCACAGCGCCTTCAGCGAACGCACGTTCGAAGGCTGGAGCACCGATGTGTTTGCCGAATGGATGCAGAAATCCGGCGGGAACATCTATCTGGTGCGCGGTCAGGACGGTTACGGCAAGGTCAACCGCGAAAGCCGCGTGGTGGGTTTCAAGACGACCGACCAGATCGACAAGATTCTCGACAGCTACAAGCACGAACGCGTGCTCGTGGATGCGAAGAAGTTCGGCTACCCGCTGGTAATCTACAAGATTATTTCCAAGAAGGGCGTGTCGCATTACGCGCAGAACTTCACCGTCAGCGAACAGATGGACGGGATGATCGTATTGAACAAGCGCTTCCCCGAGTCCATCGCATGCGATTATTCGCTCAACGACGAAAAGCAGGGCGGCATCTTGCTGACTTTGGAGGCGGATACTTTGCGCCTGGATTCCCTGAAAATCAGGAACGGCATGAATCGTGCCTTGTTCACCTGCTCCATGCCCGATGCCGATACGACTGTCATTTACAGGGATTTCTTCCTGGAATCCGACAGGGCGGTCCTCCTTTCGGCCCTCAAGATGGAGCGCTACGCTCAGGATTGGGGTGACCCGCAGGTGAACCAATCTGTGGAACACCACAGGCTCACTCTGGACGGTGAACCGTTCCGTTACGGTATCGGCTCCCATGCGAATTCCAGTCTCGAATACACGCTCCCGCGCGGGTTCGACATGTTCCATGCGGTTGTCGGGCTTGACGACGAAAGCGCCTGCGGTGACGGAGCCTACTTTGTCGTGCTGGGCGACGGGCGCGAACTTGCCCGCTCCAAGAAGCTCTACTCGATGGAAAAACAGAAGTTGGATGTCGAGATTACCGGCGTGCGCCATCTTAACTTGAAGGTCGAGATGGGCGACAACAAGGACTGCGACCACGGCGACTGGGCACACTCCTGGCTGGAGGCCCGGTGA